A stretch of Paludisphaera borealis DNA encodes these proteins:
- a CDS encoding DUF1016 N-terminal domain-containing protein — protein MAQAVNSALVALYWQVGTRIRTDVLHNRRAGYGEKILPTLSAKLVPEYGQGFSERNLARMVRFVECLLPAPRPSPCFHDDPHEP, from the coding sequence GTGGCCCAGGCCGTCAACTCGGCTCTAGTCGCCCTCTATTGGCAGGTTGGGACCCGAATACGGACGGACGTGCTTCACAACCGGCGCGCCGGTTACGGGGAAAAGATTTTGCCGACACTGTCGGCAAAATTGGTTCCCGAGTACGGCCAGGGGTTCAGCGAGCGAAATCTGGCCCGCATGGTTCGTTTTGTCGAGTGCTTGCTGCCGGCTCCCAGACCATCGCCGTGTTTTCACGACGACCCGCATGAACCATGA
- a CDS encoding GNAT family N-acetyltransferase: MVVPGLQVLPCPLEDRRPALEVLYQNLPRALRGSLIAEILNDGDRGLVDLSGLWIARRRGWGLTANGPGRIVAALMTQGLNGRAAAIWAPEVRPSWRRAEIAAQLVHEALEAYKARGFAIAQAVLDESSSPRNAADLARGGMPRITDLLYLHRDTATPLIPAETDRRLAWQGLGEVDDDDFRRVVEATYAGSLDMPELEGARTLDDTLDGHRGAGRFVPEQWLLGRVPGRPDEAAVLMLAAAIDREAWEVVYLGLTPEARGHGLGTQAIAHALDLARPHAGSLELAVDVRNRPAVKLYGRTGFVPHDRRAVHLAVFPNRDERPPCVTSEG; encoded by the coding sequence GTGGTTGTCCCCGGTCTTCAGGTCCTCCCCTGCCCTCTCGAAGACCGCCGGCCGGCGCTCGAGGTCTTGTATCAGAACCTGCCGCGGGCGCTCCGCGGCTCGCTGATCGCCGAGATCCTCAACGACGGCGACCGCGGCCTCGTCGACCTCTCCGGCCTCTGGATCGCCAGGCGTCGAGGCTGGGGGTTGACCGCGAACGGGCCGGGGCGGATCGTGGCGGCGCTCATGACGCAGGGGCTCAACGGTCGGGCCGCCGCGATCTGGGCGCCGGAGGTCCGGCCGTCGTGGCGCCGGGCCGAGATCGCCGCCCAACTGGTCCACGAGGCGCTCGAGGCCTACAAGGCCCGGGGGTTCGCGATCGCCCAGGCGGTGCTCGACGAGTCGTCCAGCCCCCGCAACGCCGCCGACCTGGCGCGCGGCGGCATGCCCCGGATCACCGACCTGCTCTACCTGCACCGCGACACGGCGACGCCCCTGATCCCCGCCGAGACCGACCGCCGGCTCGCGTGGCAGGGGCTGGGCGAGGTCGACGACGACGACTTTCGGCGGGTCGTGGAGGCGACCTACGCGGGGAGCCTGGATATGCCCGAACTGGAGGGCGCGCGGACGCTCGACGACACCCTGGACGGGCACCGGGGCGCGGGCCGGTTCGTCCCCGAGCAATGGCTGCTGGGCCGCGTGCCGGGCCGTCCCGACGAGGCCGCCGTCCTGATGCTCGCCGCCGCGATCGACCGCGAAGCCTGGGAGGTCGTCTACCTCGGCCTGACCCCCGAAGCCCGAGGCCACGGCCTGGGCACCCAGGCGATCGCCCACGCCCTCGACCTGGCGCGGCCGCACGCCGGCTCGCTCGAACTGGCCGTCGACGTCCGCAACCGCCCGGCCGTCAAGCTCTACGGCCGCACCGGCTTCGTCCCCCACGACCGCCGCGCGGTCCATCTGGCGGTGTTCCCGAACCGGGACGAGCGACCGCCTTGCGTCACGAGCGAGGGCTGA
- the dinD gene encoding DNA damage-inducible protein D gives MSDEQVPAIGGKSFEDMKQANEHGAEYWSARDIQPLLGYDQWRRFENAVKKAQTSCEQSGNDCDHHFASAGKPITGGKGAVQVVTDYHLSRFACYLIAQNGDPRKPEIAQAQRYFAIQARRQELSDAHAADVERLELRRQAAEQFKNLSGAARRAGVSNPMFGIFHDAGYKGMYGGLGNEAIKKRKGVPAKDQLMDRMDATELAANQFRMTQTREKLARDGVKTEQRAIQTHENVGKEVRAAIQRIGGTPPENIPPAEPIKAVEKRLKRAKPKLVLDGPDAQGLLGAAGEPEAHTPEALPEV, from the coding sequence ATGAGCGATGAGCAGGTTCCCGCCATCGGCGGCAAGTCGTTTGAAGACATGAAGCAGGCCAACGAGCACGGGGCCGAATACTGGAGCGCCCGCGACATCCAGCCGCTTCTGGGGTACGACCAGTGGCGGCGGTTCGAGAACGCCGTCAAGAAGGCGCAAACCTCGTGCGAGCAATCGGGTAACGACTGCGACCATCACTTTGCCAGCGCCGGCAAACCGATCACGGGCGGCAAGGGGGCCGTCCAGGTCGTTACCGATTACCACCTGTCCCGGTTCGCCTGCTACCTGATCGCGCAAAACGGCGACCCCCGGAAACCCGAGATCGCCCAGGCCCAGCGGTATTTCGCGATCCAGGCCCGCCGCCAGGAGCTTTCCGACGCCCACGCCGCCGACGTCGAGCGGCTGGAGTTGCGACGACAGGCGGCCGAGCAATTCAAGAACCTCTCCGGCGCGGCTCGACGGGCGGGCGTGAGCAACCCGATGTTCGGCATTTTCCACGACGCCGGATACAAGGGGATGTACGGCGGGCTCGGCAACGAGGCGATCAAGAAGCGGAAGGGCGTTCCCGCCAAAGACCAACTGATGGACCGGATGGACGCGACCGAGCTGGCCGCGAACCAGTTCCGCATGACCCAGACCCGTGAGAAGCTGGCGAGGGACGGGGTCAAGACCGAGCAGCGGGCCATCCAGACCCATGAAAATGTAGGCAAGGAGGTCCGCGCCGCCATCCAGCGGATCGGCGGCACGCCGCCTGAGAACATCCCGCCCGCCGAGCCCATCAAGGCAGTCGAGAAGCGACTGAAACGCGCCAAGCCCAAGCTGGTCCTCGACGGCCCCGACGCCCAGGGGCTCCTCGGCGCGGCGGGCGAGCCAGAAGCCCACACGCCGGAAGCACTACCCGAGGTCTGA
- the phoU gene encoding phosphate signaling complex protein PhoU produces MSDDTTAATSAWSWDEERVTIGRHFLRDLEGLWSEVLKLAAVVEEALDQSLSALCEGRVDLADEIRRQKPAVDRWEVAIERECVRVLALHQPVASDLRRVAAVLKINGDLERLAELARHIAKRVKKLAADPHAFPIPQPLEDLALAALAQVHHSLDALARADVHNAQAVIKADQTVDRCYRAVIRGLKQDIIDNPDRIDTWLRFVNTARNLERIADHGARIAEAVVYLKEGEILPNPGGALKPGGVSPRS; encoded by the coding sequence ATGTCAGACGATACCACGGCCGCGACTTCCGCCTGGAGCTGGGACGAGGAACGGGTCACGATCGGCCGCCATTTCCTTCGCGACCTGGAAGGGCTCTGGTCCGAGGTCCTCAAGCTGGCGGCGGTGGTCGAGGAGGCGCTCGATCAGAGCCTCAGCGCCCTTTGCGAGGGCCGGGTCGACCTGGCTGACGAGATCCGCCGCCAGAAGCCGGCCGTCGACCGCTGGGAGGTCGCGATCGAGCGGGAATGCGTCCGGGTGCTGGCCCTCCACCAGCCGGTCGCCTCCGACCTCCGCCGGGTGGCCGCCGTGCTCAAGATCAACGGCGACCTCGAACGCCTGGCCGAGCTCGCCCGCCACATCGCCAAGCGGGTCAAGAAGCTCGCGGCCGATCCCCACGCCTTCCCGATCCCCCAGCCCCTGGAAGACCTCGCCCTCGCGGCGCTCGCCCAGGTCCACCACAGCCTCGACGCCCTCGCCCGCGCCGACGTCCACAACGCCCAGGCCGTCATCAAGGCCGACCAGACGGTCGACCGCTGCTACCGCGCCGTGATCCGGGGCCTGAAGCAGGACATCATCGACAACCCCGATCGTATCGACACCTGGTTGCGCTTCGTCAACACCGCGCGGAACCTGGAACGGATCGCCGACCACGGCGCCCGGATCGCCGAGGCCGTCGTCTACCTCAAGGAAGGCGAGATCCTCCCCAACCCCGGCGGCGCTCTCAAGCCCGGCGGCGTCAGCCCTCGCTCGTGA
- a CDS encoding nucleotidyltransferase family protein, with protein sequence MDRQTLLERLKAEAPALRRRYGVKSLAVFGSMARGDEREDSDVDILVTFEGKATFDDFMGLKLDLEDLFGRRVDLLTPKCLRPAMEAKIHKEAILVP encoded by the coding sequence ATGGACCGCCAAACCTTACTCGAACGCCTGAAAGCCGAAGCCCCCGCCCTGCGTCGGCGTTACGGGGTCAAGTCGCTTGCCGTCTTCGGTTCGATGGCGCGGGGCGACGAGCGGGAGGACAGCGACGTGGACATCCTCGTCACGTTCGAGGGCAAGGCCACTTTCGACGACTTCATGGGCCTGAAGCTCGACCTGGAGGATCTGTTCGGGAGGCGGGTGGACCTGCTCACGCCGAAATGCCTGCGCCCCGCGATGGAAGCGAAAATCCACAAGGAGGCCATCCTTGTCCCGTAA
- a CDS encoding Imm10 family immunity protein: protein MRITFRAVRGVFQEDEELLSAGFDSGADWEEKGGHFLSLQRSAEGLRGDLEDWEADGLYVELDDQVYSGYGVVRECRLSRGMLSVDLETPIEDAEEIEGFDVELAIDDKSFDALKAGLPRIIEGSLAQLVVVE from the coding sequence GTGCGAATCACGTTTCGAGCCGTCCGAGGAGTCTTTCAGGAGGATGAAGAACTCCTCTCCGCCGGGTTCGACTCCGGAGCGGACTGGGAGGAGAAGGGCGGCCACTTCCTCAGCTTGCAGCGCAGCGCCGAGGGGCTTCGAGGCGACCTCGAAGACTGGGAGGCGGACGGCCTCTACGTCGAGCTCGACGACCAGGTCTACAGCGGCTACGGGGTGGTCCGCGAGTGCCGGCTGAGCCGGGGCATGCTCTCGGTCGACCTCGAAACGCCGATCGAGGACGCCGAAGAGATCGAGGGATTCGACGTCGAGCTGGCGATCGACGACAAGAGCTTCGACGCATTGAAGGCCGGACTCCCTCGGATCATCGAGGGGAGCCTGGCCCAGTTGGTGGTCGTCGAGTGA
- a CDS encoding SMI1/KNR4 family protein, producing MIDLEGFWKDDDGAGATPDELADWERNHAVVLPRLLREALAIRDGGALRDAPIDISPLGAIKQVGPDFWEHASVEHEVENRGLVFEFGRHTEGELGLLLDYNANGPEGEPSVASYTLGDLEVDHVADSLDEFIAAQIETDDAPVVDWDETVDAPDVLGREVVETSTWDGEQSSLEQVLIRRDVGLILYTRQRDSESEILSKTTLPGPIVAPLATIHSYRPPPDATFALHLQSEEFDGIVYLASSKVGESGWKNSVTHGAPIYVAFESADRGRLEALRSAVLGPAARVAESRESSRAAMVPRRETPDQLAESKPRATFPGLTPLSEILRQQIEETSDRSGADGEIDSGPPREE from the coding sequence ATGATCGATCTCGAGGGTTTCTGGAAGGACGACGACGGCGCCGGGGCGACTCCGGACGAGCTGGCGGACTGGGAGCGGAATCACGCCGTCGTCCTCCCCAGGCTGCTGCGCGAGGCCCTCGCGATTCGGGACGGCGGCGCGCTCCGCGACGCTCCCATCGACATCTCGCCGCTCGGCGCGATCAAGCAGGTCGGTCCGGATTTCTGGGAACACGCCTCCGTCGAACACGAGGTCGAGAACCGCGGCCTGGTCTTCGAGTTCGGCCGGCACACCGAGGGCGAGCTGGGCCTCTTGCTGGACTACAACGCCAACGGACCCGAGGGGGAGCCGAGCGTCGCTTCGTACACCCTCGGCGACCTTGAGGTCGACCACGTGGCGGACTCTCTCGACGAGTTCATCGCGGCGCAGATCGAGACCGACGACGCCCCCGTCGTCGATTGGGACGAGACGGTCGACGCCCCGGACGTCCTCGGCCGCGAGGTCGTCGAAACCTCGACCTGGGACGGCGAACAGTCGTCCCTCGAACAGGTCCTGATCCGACGCGACGTCGGTTTGATCCTCTACACCCGACAGCGCGATTCGGAGTCGGAAATCCTCTCGAAGACCACCCTGCCCGGGCCGATCGTCGCCCCCCTGGCGACCATCCATTCGTACCGCCCGCCCCCGGACGCGACGTTCGCCCTCCACCTGCAATCCGAGGAGTTCGACGGGATCGTCTACCTCGCCTCCTCGAAGGTCGGCGAGTCGGGTTGGAAGAATTCGGTGACCCATGGCGCGCCGATCTACGTCGCGTTCGAGTCGGCCGATCGAGGACGGCTCGAAGCCCTCCGGTCGGCCGTCCTGGGCCCGGCCGCGCGCGTCGCCGAATCGCGGGAGTCGAGCCGGGCCGCCATGGTTCCGCGGCGGGAGACGCCGGATCAGCTCGCCGAATCGAAGCCGCGAGCGACTTTCCCCGGGCTTACGCCCCTGTCCGAGATCCTCCGTCAGCAGATCGAGGAGACGTCCGACCGCTCCGGGGCCGACGGCGAGATCGACTCCGGGCCCCCGAGGGAGGAATGA
- a CDS encoding type II toxin-antitoxin system VapC family toxin, whose amino-acid sequence MLADYQRFFSSSAVEMLPMTAAVCERAAEIRVASALKIKLPDALHLAAALEHGCGLFLTNDGPLAGCAAITVEVLT is encoded by the coding sequence GTGCTGGCGGATTATCAACGGTTCTTTTCGAGTTCGGCCGTGGAGATGCTGCCGATGACCGCCGCCGTCTGCGAGCGCGCCGCCGAAATCCGAGTCGCTTCGGCCCTGAAAATCAAGCTCCCCGACGCCTTGCACCTTGCCGCCGCCCTCGAACACGGCTGCGGCCTGTTCCTGACCAACGACGGCCCGCTAGCCGGGTGCGCCGCCATTACCGTCGAGGTTCTGACGTGA
- a CDS encoding TIR domain-containing protein has product MARKKALATPPAARSRVFIGSSSEYLHVAEVAQHLIDATATAEVWNVSPEFKQTQSTLDGLLSAIERYDYAFFILSLDDRLTIRARKTVSVRDNVLFEFGLFLGQLGADRVAAIMQTPTADVEARIPADLEGITITRFRDSKNPDDLRSSIASALKPFLDVVRRLGRRKRKINLIKSWGFDAPTRTYEVTISGIALRENWTKCERCHLALVAKVKDGNRPFEDDDRISIGRPRRCSDTDREDFELAVELGPAIQFKKGDVIEAHLLLTPADVDFTPAATITDFVRYGCDIVDNCGHTVKTTPRKPKGDVDREAKK; this is encoded by the coding sequence ATGGCGAGAAAAAAAGCACTGGCGACTCCCCCGGCGGCTCGGTCCAGGGTTTTCATCGGTTCCTCTTCCGAATACCTGCATGTCGCCGAGGTCGCCCAGCACCTCATCGACGCGACGGCGACGGCCGAGGTTTGGAACGTCAGTCCGGAATTCAAACAGACCCAGAGTACGCTCGACGGGCTGCTCAGCGCCATAGAACGCTACGATTACGCGTTCTTCATCCTCAGCCTCGACGACCGCCTCACGATTCGAGCTCGCAAGACGGTCAGCGTGCGGGACAACGTGCTCTTCGAATTCGGGCTCTTCCTGGGTCAATTAGGCGCGGATCGGGTCGCGGCGATCATGCAGACGCCGACGGCCGACGTGGAAGCCAGGATTCCAGCGGACCTCGAAGGGATCACGATCACTCGATTCAGGGATTCAAAGAACCCCGACGATTTGCGGAGTTCGATCGCGTCGGCGCTCAAGCCGTTCCTCGACGTGGTCCGGAGATTGGGCAGGAGAAAGCGGAAAATCAATCTGATCAAGAGTTGGGGATTCGACGCTCCGACGCGGACATACGAGGTGACGATCTCCGGCATCGCCCTTCGGGAGAACTGGACGAAGTGCGAGCGCTGCCACCTCGCCCTGGTAGCCAAGGTCAAGGACGGCAACCGTCCGTTCGAGGATGACGACCGGATTTCCATCGGAAGACCGCGTCGCTGCTCAGACACCGATCGCGAAGACTTCGAGCTCGCGGTCGAGCTCGGCCCCGCGATCCAATTCAAGAAGGGTGACGTCATCGAAGCCCACCTCCTGCTGACCCCCGCGGACGTCGATTTCACGCCGGCGGCGACGATTACGGATTTCGTTCGTTATGGATGCGATATCGTCGACAATTGCGGCCACACCGTGAAAACGACGCCCCGGAAACCCAAGGGCGACGTCGACCGCGAAGCGAAGAAGTAG
- the rsmA gene encoding 16S rRNA (adenine(1518)-N(6)/adenine(1519)-N(6))-dimethyltransferase RsmA encodes MSTPPTRQTQSYLRGLFAQRGLSPRHRLGQNFLIDLNLHDVIAETAVVGPGDLVLEVGTGAGALTSLMAERGAEVLAVELDPGMFELAREATAGAKVRILNVDALAGKHAIEPQVLDALREARGAENRPYKLVANLPYNIATPLIMNLLVDDAIRPELMVVTIQKELAERMTAAAATSDHGALSVLIQALADVEIARILPPSVFWPRPKVESAVVSIRPVPERREAIGDLAWFHRIVREVFLYRRKNLRHVLSGVERDRWTKADVDVLLASLGLDGRLRAEALQVDEWITLTKALKAQWPDAPPPEIEAVDEDDE; translated from the coding sequence ATGTCCACGCCTCCGACCCGTCAGACCCAGTCGTACCTTCGCGGCCTGTTCGCCCAGCGCGGGCTGTCGCCACGGCACCGGCTCGGTCAAAACTTCCTGATCGACCTGAATCTGCACGACGTGATCGCCGAAACGGCGGTGGTCGGGCCGGGCGACCTGGTGCTCGAAGTGGGCACCGGCGCGGGGGCTCTCACCAGCCTGATGGCCGAACGCGGCGCGGAGGTGCTGGCCGTCGAGCTTGATCCGGGCATGTTCGAGCTGGCGCGCGAGGCGACCGCCGGGGCGAAGGTGCGGATCTTGAACGTCGACGCCCTGGCGGGCAAGCACGCGATCGAGCCCCAGGTGCTCGACGCCCTCCGCGAGGCGCGCGGGGCCGAGAACCGGCCGTACAAGCTGGTGGCGAACCTGCCGTACAACATCGCCACCCCCTTGATCATGAACCTGCTGGTCGACGACGCGATCCGGCCCGAGCTGATGGTGGTGACGATCCAGAAGGAGCTGGCCGAGCGGATGACGGCCGCCGCGGCGACCTCCGACCACGGGGCGCTCTCGGTCTTGATCCAGGCCCTCGCCGACGTCGAGATCGCGCGGATTTTGCCTCCGTCGGTCTTCTGGCCGCGTCCCAAGGTGGAGTCGGCCGTCGTATCGATCCGGCCCGTCCCCGAGCGTCGCGAGGCGATCGGCGACCTCGCCTGGTTCCACCGGATCGTCCGCGAAGTCTTCCTCTACCGCCGCAAGAACCTCCGCCACGTCCTCAGCGGCGTCGAACGCGACCGCTGGACCAAGGCCGACGTCGACGTCCTCCTCGCCTCCCTCGGCCTCGACGGCCGCCTCCGCGCCGAAGCCCTTCAAGTCGACGAATGGATCACCCTGACCAAAGCCCTCAAAGCCCAATGGCCGGACGCCCCGCCGCCCGAGATCGAGGCCGTGGACGAGGACGACGAGTAA
- a CDS encoding riboflavin synthase produces the protein MFTGLVEAMGRIERTADEDAGKRLTITWPGLDGVLALGESVAINGCCLSVVAAGPDVFEVQAGPETLLRTNLGAKKPGDAVNLERAVRVGDRLGGHFVQGHVDATAVVRDRRREGEWEFFAFNIDPAWTVLMVPKGSIAVDGVSLTLVDVETDGFSIMLIPHTLAATTFGLLEPGARVNVETDVLAKHVQKLLGQSR, from the coding sequence GTGTTCACGGGATTGGTTGAGGCGATGGGTCGGATCGAGCGGACGGCCGATGAAGACGCGGGCAAGCGGTTGACGATCACCTGGCCGGGGCTCGACGGGGTGCTCGCCCTGGGCGAGAGTGTGGCGATCAACGGTTGCTGCCTGTCGGTGGTCGCGGCCGGGCCCGACGTGTTCGAGGTCCAGGCGGGGCCCGAGACCCTCTTGCGGACGAACCTGGGGGCGAAGAAGCCGGGCGACGCCGTGAACCTGGAGCGCGCGGTGCGCGTCGGCGACCGGCTCGGCGGCCACTTCGTCCAGGGGCACGTCGACGCCACGGCCGTCGTACGCGACCGCCGCCGCGAGGGGGAGTGGGAGTTCTTCGCGTTCAACATCGACCCGGCCTGGACCGTGCTGATGGTCCCCAAGGGCTCGATCGCCGTCGACGGCGTCAGCCTGACGCTGGTGGACGTCGAGACCGACGGCTTCTCGATCATGCTCATCCCCCACACCCTGGCCGCCACCACCTTCGGGCTCCTCGAACCCGGCGCCCGCGTCAACGTCGAAACCGACGTCCTCGCCAAACACGTGCAAAAACTGCTCGGACAATCTCGCTAA
- the guaB gene encoding IMP dehydrogenase, producing MHDRIAYQGITFDDILLEPGYSEYLPREVDVRTQLTAKIALNLPILSSPMDTVTESELAIALAQEGGLGVIHKNMSVEEQTREVDIVKRSENGIIVDPITLPPDATVAEARHIMNGHNISGVPITVNGKLRGILTRRDLRFLESNELRIEEVMTKTNLVTAPADTSLEEADRILTKNKVEKLLLVDDEYRLKGLITIKDIDKLHRYPNACKDARGRLRVGAAVGVYDYERIASLLEADVDVLIVDSAHGHSKNVVETVQRIKREFDIQVVAGNVATAEGAKALADAGADAVKVGIGPGSICTTRVVSGVGVPQMTAVANAAKALGGKIPVIADGGIRYSGDISKAIAGGAHCVMIGGLFAGLAESPGDTIIYRGRSFKTYRGMGSIGAMAKGSHERYRQEATVKTVEGKPSPTQKLVPEGVEGRVPYKGPLAEFVFQLVGGLRAGMGYCGTRTIEELRTQSRFIQVTAASVQEGHPHDIAITQEAPNYSSYSGENDGGRTSV from the coding sequence ATGCACGACCGCATCGCCTATCAAGGCATCACCTTCGACGACATCCTGCTCGAGCCGGGATACTCCGAATACCTCCCTCGCGAAGTCGACGTCCGCACCCAGCTCACGGCCAAGATCGCGCTGAATCTGCCGATCTTGTCGTCGCCGATGGACACGGTGACCGAGTCGGAACTGGCGATCGCGCTGGCCCAGGAGGGGGGGCTCGGCGTGATCCACAAGAACATGTCGGTCGAGGAGCAGACCCGCGAGGTCGACATCGTCAAGCGGTCGGAGAACGGCATCATCGTCGATCCGATCACCCTGCCCCCCGACGCCACGGTGGCCGAGGCGCGGCACATCATGAACGGGCACAACATCTCGGGCGTGCCGATCACCGTCAACGGCAAGCTCCGGGGGATCTTGACCCGCCGCGACCTGCGGTTCCTCGAATCGAACGAGCTGCGGATCGAGGAGGTCATGACCAAGACCAACCTCGTCACCGCGCCGGCCGACACCAGCCTGGAAGAGGCGGATCGGATTTTAACGAAGAATAAGGTCGAGAAACTTCTCCTGGTTGACGATGAATACCGACTGAAGGGACTCATCACGATCAAGGACATCGACAAGCTGCACCGCTATCCCAACGCTTGCAAGGACGCCCGAGGGCGGTTGCGGGTGGGGGCTGCGGTGGGGGTTTACGACTACGAGCGGATCGCATCGCTGCTCGAAGCCGACGTCGACGTTCTGATCGTGGACTCGGCGCACGGCCACAGCAAGAACGTGGTGGAGACCGTGCAGCGGATCAAGCGTGAATTCGACATCCAGGTGGTGGCGGGCAACGTGGCGACCGCGGAGGGTGCCAAGGCGCTCGCCGACGCCGGGGCCGACGCGGTGAAGGTGGGGATCGGGCCGGGCTCGATCTGCACGACGCGGGTGGTCTCGGGCGTGGGCGTTCCCCAGATGACGGCCGTCGCCAACGCGGCCAAGGCCCTCGGAGGCAAGATCCCAGTCATCGCCGACGGCGGAATCCGCTACTCGGGCGACATCAGCAAGGCGATCGCCGGCGGGGCCCACTGCGTCATGATCGGCGGCCTGTTCGCCGGCCTGGCCGAGAGCCCGGGCGACACGATCATCTACCGGGGGAGAAGCTTCAAGACCTATCGCGGCATGGGCTCGATCGGCGCCATGGCCAAGGGGTCGCACGAGCGATACCGCCAGGAGGCCACGGTCAAGACCGTCGAGGGCAAGCCCAGCCCCACGCAGAAACTGGTTCCCGAGGGGGTCGAGGGCCGGGTCCCCTACAAGGGCCCGCTCGCCGAATTCGTCTTTCAGCTCGTCGGCGGCCTGCGGGCCGGGATGGGCTACTGCGGCACGCGGACGATCGAGGAGCTTCGCACTCAGAGCCGGTTCATCCAGGTGACCGCGGCCTCAGTGCAGGAAGGTCACCCGCATGACATCGCCATCACCCAGGAAGCCCCCAATTATTCCAGCTACTCCGGCGAGAACGACGGCGGTCGAACCTCGGTCTAA
- a CDS encoding DUF86 domain-containing protein, producing the protein MSRNHEQRIDDIIECCEKILRFTSGMNQEQLVELELVMDAVLRNLEVIGEATKHLPDDVRAAMPGVEWKKIAGMRDWISHVYYRVDDDIVWNAIETKIPELLRTLQAFKDEGRP; encoded by the coding sequence TTGTCCCGTAACCACGAGCAGCGGATCGACGACATCATCGAATGCTGCGAGAAGATCCTCCGATTCACCTCGGGGATGAATCAGGAGCAGTTGGTCGAGCTGGAACTCGTCATGGACGCGGTCTTGCGCAACCTCGAGGTGATCGGGGAAGCGACGAAACACCTGCCCGACGACGTGCGAGCCGCGATGCCGGGCGTCGAGTGGAAGAAGATCGCCGGGATGCGCGACTGGATCTCGCACGTGTACTACCGGGTCGACGACGACATCGTCTGGAACGCCATCGAGACGAAGATCCCCGAACTGCTGCGGACGCTCCAAGCCTTCAAGGATGAAGGCCGGCCATAA
- a CDS encoding aldo/keto reductase: MTPPLNRRDFLAQATAASAVLTASGSAFAAGAVRAKRELPAGPTAKVALGKSGVQVSLVGMGTGSVGSGQSSKQTKLGVKGFTKVVRHALDHGVNFFDVADQYGSHVYLREALKGVPRDQYVIQTKTHATDAITTRDHLDRYRMELGVDYIDIVLLHCMTKDGWTAEHQGAMEYLMQAKQEKLIRAHGTSNHGMDPLRHSSKTPFVEVNLARINPQGLIMDDKKPDEVASVLEEMHNAGKGVIGMKILGEGRITTPEGKDESLRFVLGLGSVDSFIIGFENTDQVDDILKRTTDAIAFLKA; this comes from the coding sequence ATGACGCCTCCTCTGAATCGTCGTGATTTTCTGGCTCAGGCGACGGCCGCGAGCGCGGTCCTGACGGCGTCCGGTTCGGCCTTCGCGGCCGGCGCGGTCCGCGCCAAGCGCGAGCTGCCCGCCGGGCCGACGGCCAAGGTGGCGCTCGGCAAGAGCGGCGTCCAGGTCTCGCTGGTGGGGATGGGGACCGGCAGCGTCGGTTCGGGCCAATCGAGCAAGCAGACCAAGCTGGGGGTCAAGGGCTTCACCAAGGTCGTCCGCCACGCGCTCGACCACGGCGTCAACTTCTTCGACGTGGCCGACCAGTACGGCTCGCACGTGTATCTCCGCGAGGCCCTCAAGGGCGTCCCCCGCGACCAGTACGTGATCCAGACCAAGACCCACGCCACCGACGCGATCACCACCCGCGACCACCTGGACCGCTACCGCATGGAGTTGGGCGTCGACTACATCGACATCGTCCTGCTGCACTGCATGACCAAGGACGGCTGGACCGCCGAGCACCAGGGGGCGATGGAATACCTGATGCAGGCCAAGCAGGAGAAGCTGATCCGCGCCCACGGCACCAGCAACCACGGCATGGACCCGCTGCGGCACTCGTCCAAGACCCCGTTCGTCGAGGTCAACCTGGCCCGGATCAACCCCCAGGGGCTGATCATGGACGACAAGAAGCCCGACGAGGTCGCCTCGGTTCTCGAAGAGATGCACAACGCCGGCAAGGGGGTCATCGGCATGAAGATCCTCGGCGAAGGCCGGATCACCACCCCCGAAGGCAAGGACGAATCGCTCCGCTTCGTCCTGGGCCTGGGCTCGGTCGACTCCTTCATCATCGGCTTCGAGAACACCGATCAGGTCGACGACATCCTCAAGCGCACCACCGACGCCATCGCGTTCCTCAAGGCCTGA